A segment of the Halovivax limisalsi genome:
GGACTACCAGCACGATCGGTACGGCGCGCTTCGCTACCGCGACGGATCGAGCGCGATGGACGGCCGCGTCGAGGCAAATTACTTCGCGCCCCGCTCGGAGTGGGCCGATCGGCGGATCGACCAGCTGTCGACGCTGGCCGAGGCCGGCGGGCCGATCCTCGACGTCGGCTGCGGGACTGGCCAGCACGTCCGCTGGTTCCAGGACCGGGACGCCGAGGCGATCGGGATCGACGTGAGCCCGCGTGCGGTCGCGACGGCCCGGGCGACGGGAGCCCGCCAAGTACTCGTCGGCGATATGTTCGACCTGCCGTTCCCGGCGGATCGCTTCCGCGCGATCAACTGCTCGGGGACCCAGCTCGGCCTCGGGGGCTCGCTCGCCGGCATTTCGTCGCTCCTCGACGAATTCGCCCGCGTGACGACCGACGACGCCGTCGCCCTCGTCGACAACTACGATCCGCGGGGGCTCGACGCGGACTTCTTCGGCTACCGTCCGGACCCCCGCGACGGCATCGCCCACCGGTGCTTTCACTTCGAGTACGAGCCACCATCCGACGGATCGTCGGGCAGGGCGATCGGCGCCTCGCTTCACTTCCTGTGCTGTTCGCCCGACCGACTCCGCGAGGCGGTCGGCGAGACGCCGTGGCGCGTCGCTCGCGCGTTCGAGCAAGACGACGGGCGCTTCTACCGGGCGCTGCTCGAGCGCACCGGCCCCGACCCGGCACCGTGACGACCCGCCGGATCGATCCAGTGCCTGGACGCCGGCGTCCCGGCCCCGACGGTGCCGTCGCTACCGGCCATAATATTCGATCGATTCGAGTAGAAAGAATAATGGTAGACCGGTCGTGACGGTGTCGTGATGGACCGGCCCGCCGAGCGAACCGTCGACCGACTAGGCGACGCCGCCAGGTGCTGCCTCAGGCGAGACGTGCTTCGCTCCGGGGCCGCGGTTTCGTCGATCACGTTGTTGCTGACGATGCGCGGCGATACGTCCGCGCCCGACGGCGCCAGTTCGGCCGAACGCGGGTCCCCGGCCGCGTCGGGCGGCGATCGACCGGACGCCGGTCTGGCCCAACGGAGCGCCGGCGGGACCGGGGCCGACGCAGCAGGTAACCCGAACGCGTCCGCCGGGGACGGCGCTGCCGACCAGAGACGCGGCGCCGACGGGGACCACGACGCGGACGACCGGGCGAGCGACAGCACCACCGAAGGCGGCACCGAAGCAGACGGCGGGAACGATCGGGGCGACGAACAGGCCGGTGAAGACGACGAGGACGGGACCGAAGACGGTCGCGAGAACGGCGGCGATGACGGCGGCGACGGCGAATCGGACGGCCCCGGTAACGACGATGACGGGGACGGCGAGGACGACGGCGGTAACGACGATGGCGGGGATACCGGCGAAGATGGCGGGGACGGGACCGACGACGGTGACGATGGGAGCGGAGATGACGGCGACGACGGCTCGGGCGACGAAGGGACCGACGACCCCGACTGGCGCGACGGCGCCGTCGAACTGTCCGAGACGTCACTCGGTGCGAGCGGGGCGGTCGATCCCGGTTCCCGGTGCGTCCTTCACCCAAAATTTCTCGCCGCGCACGAGCTGGAGGTCGGCCGCCAGATCCGCGTCCGACCCGACGACCCCGGCGCGGTGGCCGACGCGACGTTCACGATCGTCGAGTCTCGCGAGGGGGACCCGTTCGACCTCGGCCTCGACCCGTCCGGCCTGGACCGCCTCGACGCGACGGGCGGTGACGCGGCCGCCATCGACGTGCTGGCGGTCGACCCAGCGATCGAGTCCCGTGACGGCGCACTCGCGAACGCGGAGTACGCCGAGGTGCTCCGGGGGACGAAGACCCAGCAGCGGCTGGTCGTTCTCGCACCCCACGGCGGCCACGTCGAACCCGGGACGGATCGGCAAGCCGAGCGGCTTGCCGAGGCACTCGACGGACTGGCCTGGATCGCCGCCGGCTACGACGATTCCGGCATCGCGTTCGATCGGTTCCACGTCACATCGACGGCGATCCACCCGGACTCGTTCCCGACGCTCCGGTCGATCGCCAAGACGGACTTCGAGTGGGGCGTCGCCTTCCACGGCTTCTCGGTCGACGATCGCGTCCTCGTCGGCGGCCGGTGTGACGAGTCCGTCAAGGCGGGCGTCAGGGACGCGATCGACGAGGTGCTGCCCGAGACGGCGGTCGAGATCGCCCCGCCGGACGGCCCGTACGCCGGCACGTCGCCGGATAACGTGCTCAACCGCCTGGCACCGTTCGACAGGACGATCCAGCTCGAACAGCCCCTCTCGATCCGCCGCGAGGCCGCCGGTCGCGTCGTCGACGCCGTCGCCGACGCCCTCGCGGACGAGCTGGAGGGGACATCGATCGCCGATCGGCGGTCGGCGTTCTGAGTCGATTCGGGTCGTTCGCCCGTTGGTGGGACGTGCGCAGGCCTGGCTGAACCGGCCGTCGGAAACCGGTTCGCGGTATCGCGCAGGAACGTTTTTCAGCCCGGTCGGTCAACGACGACAGACGGAATGGTCGCGCTGTCGTTCGTCGGCCTCGTCGGCGTCGCGATACTAACCTGTCTGGCGATGGCGTGGGTGCTCGGCGCGAACAGCAACTCGCCGCCCTTTGCGCCCGCCATCGGAGCGAACGCGATCTCGACGATGCGGGCGGCGTTCGTCATCGGGCTGCTCGCCGCCGCGGGGGCCCTCATGCAGGGCGGGAGCATCTCCGAGACGATCGGCGCGGATCTCATCGACGGCGTGACGATCACGCCGCTTGCGGCCATCGCGGGGTTGCTCACCGCGGCGACGTTCATGGGGATCGGCATCTACACGCGATACCCGATCCCGGCGGCGTTCGCGAC
Coding sequences within it:
- a CDS encoding class I SAM-dependent methyltransferase, translating into MATDASAASEPTGDALGRAMWDYQHDRYGALRYRDGSSAMDGRVEANYFAPRSEWADRRIDQLSTLAEAGGPILDVGCGTGQHVRWFQDRDAEAIGIDVSPRAVATARATGARQVLVGDMFDLPFPADRFRAINCSGTQLGLGGSLAGISSLLDEFARVTTDDAVALVDNYDPRGLDADFFGYRPDPRDGIAHRCFHFEYEPPSDGSSGRAIGASLHFLCCSPDRLREAVGETPWRVARAFEQDDGRFYRALLERTGPDPAP
- a CDS encoding poly-gamma-glutamate hydrolase family protein, whose amino-acid sequence is MDRPAERTVDRLGDAARCCLRRDVLRSGAAVSSITLLLTMRGDTSAPDGASSAERGSPAASGGDRPDAGLAQRSAGGTGADAAGNPNASAGDGAADQRRGADGDHDADDRASDSTTEGGTEADGGNDRGDEQAGEDDEDGTEDGRENGGDDGGDGESDGPGNDDDGDGEDDGGNDDGGDTGEDGGDGTDDGDDGSGDDGDDGSGDEGTDDPDWRDGAVELSETSLGASGAVDPGSRCVLHPKFLAAHELEVGRQIRVRPDDPGAVADATFTIVESREGDPFDLGLDPSGLDRLDATGGDAAAIDVLAVDPAIESRDGALANAEYAEVLRGTKTQQRLVVLAPHGGHVEPGTDRQAERLAEALDGLAWIAAGYDDSGIAFDRFHVTSTAIHPDSFPTLRSIAKTDFEWGVAFHGFSVDDRVLVGGRCDESVKAGVRDAIDEVLPETAVEIAPPDGPYAGTSPDNVLNRLAPFDRTIQLEQPLSIRREAAGRVVDAVADALADELEGTSIADRRSAF